Part of the Leishmania infantum JPCM5 genome chromosome 34 genome, ACGCGCCCTTGTCCTGTCTCTTTTCGGGCTTTACGTCTActcgtcctctctctctcctcctggCCCACCGCCTACAGCGCATTCCCAATACACAAGAAGCAGAACCGCCCAAACACCACGGCGAGTCAGGACTGGTCTCTCTGCATTGTACATGACCGGTCATACCCTCGGTGTTACCCTCATCCTGCCCTTCTGCTCTGCCTTTACACGGCATTCGCCTTCTTGTGATACGCATTGCACACCGGCTGCTTTTTGTTCTTCGTCGCTGCAGCCCCGCCATCTGGCTGCGCTCGCCTCCACAGCATTTCTTATCAGCGCCTTTGTTGACTCACGGCTTCCTCTTGTCTGGGGCCTCTTCAGCCTCTTCTCCGATTCCATCTACTCGTGGTTTTGttctcgtcgctgtcgtcctGCAGAGGCTCACCGCACAACACCACCTGTGTGGTGCTCTTCCGCCGGAACGTGTTCACGGCCGGCTCGTCCATTTCGACTCACCATGCAGCACTCCATGGCCCCCACTGTCTCGCCAGTCcaggcggctgcggccaTTGCGACTGTGGGCTATCTCGCCTATGCCACCACGCGGATGCTGCAGGCATTGTACTCTGCACCGCCGAATATGCCGGAGCCGGCGATTCCGCCCAACTCCGAGGACGGCCTGGTCTGGAGCGTGGTCAAGCGTGTCCTTTACCGCCACTTCTACGTCGTCCGCAAGGGCGACCCGTTGAAGACtctgcagcggtggtgcgcggAGTTCGATTACAAGCCGTTCGTCATGAAGATCTTCTTTCGCCCACACGTAGTGCTCTCCAGCCCGGTCGACATCGAGCACGTGTTGTTGCGCGCTGACACGAAGTTCTACAAGGACACCGGCTACGACATCGtgcgcatcgtcgtcggccgcgttggcctcctcgccgtcggcaACAAGGCGCAACACGCCATACACCGCCGCATTCTCATGCCCATTTTCAGGTCGCAGAACATTCGCGGTGTTGCGAATGAGATCATTCGCATGCATGCCCTGCGCATGATGGGCGGGCTCTTCGATCTCATCCAGTGCGGCGGTGAGCAGGACGCCGTGGTGAACCTGAGTGACCACGTCTTCCGCATGGCACTCTCCGCCATAGGCGAGGCGGCTTTCCGCGCCTCCCGCGGCGagtcgctgcgcgtgcgcggccaCTTCGATGTGATGATGAGGATGTCCCGCGTGAACTACTTCTGCCCGTATCTCAAGTCATCCGCCCAGCGGAACGCACGCAACACCCTGAAGGAGATGtgcgtggagctgctggatAAGAACATGCAGATAAATCAGATTGGCACGCGGCGGTGTGTGATGGATGCGCTGATCGATGAGCTGTACGTGCATTTCAGCATGGACGACGTGTTGGATCACGTCGTCACGTTTTTGTTTGCCGGCCACGACACGGTGAGTCACACGCTGGAGTTCCTGTTTGCGCTCCTGGGCACGAACACGGAGGTGCAGGAGCGTCTCTACGAGGCCCTTGAGGACTTGATGCCCTCCATTTGCACCTGCCCCACCGTGCAGGAGCTTATGGAGTGCGACTACCTTGTCGCCATCGTAAAGGAGGTTCTGCGGATGTACCCGGCGGCGCCTATCATCTACCGCGATGCGGCCGAGGATGTGTACCTGCCCGGACCTGCGGTTGTGATTCCAAAAGGCATGACGGTTGTCATCACACTCTCCGCTCTGCAGCGCAACACACACGTGtacggcgacgacgttgaCGTGTTCCGCCCCGAACGGTGGCttggcgaagaaggcgaggcgctgcgcaaacGCTGCGGCCGTTGCGGCTACATCCCCTTCAGCTGCGGCAAGCGCAGCTGCATTGGCCAGGAGCTCGGCTACCTGGAGTTGCTCgtcgtgacggcgctgctgggtCGCCACTTGAAGATGGAGCTGGTCGGCGAGTTTCCAGAGGCGCGGTACAACATTACCATAGCCGTGAGCCACTCAGTCTCCATGCGCATCACCGCCCGCGATGGCATTCCCGTTGGCGAGGTTTACGAGCGCATTGCCAACGTACTTGACCTcaacgacgaggacgccgagtCTGCCCGCAACGTGACGCGGGAAGCGGAAGGGGAGACGAGCTGCAAAGAAGCCGCCGTACGCGGGTAAGCAACACGATGCAGCGTAGCGAAAACGTCGcggtgtttgcgtgtgtgtgtgtgtgtgtgtcactccaccccttctccctttcaTGAGTCGAActgcttctctgcctctctttcAAGGGTGCTCGTCTTCTGCAG contains:
- a CDS encoding cytochrome p450-like protein, which codes for MAPTVSPVQAAAAIATVGYLAYATTRMLQALYSAPPNMPEPAIPPNSEDGLVWSVVKRVLYRHFYVVRKGDPLKTLQRWCAEFDYKPFVMKIFFRPHVVLSSPVDIEHVLLRADTKFYKDTGYDIVRIVVGRVGLLAVGNKAQHAIHRRILMPIFRSQNIRGVANEIIRMHALRMMGGLFDLIQCGGEQDAVVNLSDHVFRMALSAIGEAAFRASRGESLRVRGHFDVMMRMSRVNYFCPYLKSSAQRNARNTLKEMCVELLDKNMQINQIGTRRCVMDALIDELYVHFSMDDVLDHVVTFLFAGHDTVSHTLEFLFALLGTNTEVQERLYEALEDLMPSICTCPTVQELMECDYLVAIVKEVLRMYPAAPIIYRDAAEDVYLPGPAVVIPKGMTVVITLSALQRNTHVYGDDVDVFRPERWLGEEGEALRKRCGRCGYIPFSCGKRSCIGQELGYLELLVVTALLGRHLKMELVGEFPEARYNITIAVSHSVSMRITARDGIPVGEVYERIANVLDLNDEDAESARNVTREAEGETSCKEAAVRG